In the Phaseolus vulgaris cultivar G19833 chromosome 7, P. vulgaris v2.0, whole genome shotgun sequence genome, one interval contains:
- the LOC137828269 gene encoding transcription factor bHLH30-like produces MIQEDQGQCSSQAINNYHQAYQEQLLLQQQMQQQNNDIFGGGGRAGLNMYPGEVSQIMHQPWSMPHNQVHHPFNPVREHDPFLVPPQPSPYASLFNRRGHSLQFAYDGSSSDHLRIISDTLGPVVQPGSAPFGLQTELAKMTAQEIMEAKALAASKSHSEAERRRRERINNHLAKLRSLLPSTTKTDKASLLAEVIQHVKELKRQTSLIAESSPVPTEADELTVVDEADEDGKSVIKASLCCEDRSDLFPELIGTLKALRLRTLKAEITTLGGRVKNVLFITGEEEDSSSGSEDHNHQQQYCISSIQEALKAVMEKSVGDESASANIKRQRTNIISMS; encoded by the exons ATGATACAGGAAGATCAAGGGCAGTGTTCTTCTCAAGCGATCAATAACTACCACCAGGCCTATCAAGAGCAGCTTCTCCTTCAGCAACAGATGCAGCAACAAAACAATGATATCTTTGGTGGAGGAGGAAGAGCCGGGTTGAACATGTACCCTGGTGAAGTCTCTCAAATCATGCATCAGCCTTGGTCTATGCCTCATAATCAGGTTCATCACCCCTTCAACCCGGTGAGAGAGCATGACCCTTTTCTTGTCCCTCCCCAACCTTCACCCTATGCAAGTTTGTTCAACCGAAGGGGTCATTCTCTTCAGTTTGCATATGATGGTTCATCTTCTGACCATCTTAGGATCATATCAGACACCCTCGGACCGGTGGTTCAACCCGGTTCAGCACCCTTTGGCCTCCAAACCGAGTTGGCTAAGATGACTGCTCAAGAAATCATGGAGGCTAAGGCTCTTGCAGCATCCAAGAGCCACAGTGAAGCTGAAAGGAGACGCAGAGAGAGAATCAATAACCATCTTGCCAAGCTGCGCAGCTTGTTGCCTAGCACAACCAAA ACAGATAAAGCATCATTGCTAGCAGAAGTGATTCAGCATGTGAAGGAGCTGAAGCGTCAAACCTCGTTGATAGCAGAATCGAGTCCGGTTCCTACGGAGGCTGATGAGTTAACTGTGGTGGACGAAGCTGATGAAGATGGGAAATCTGTGATCAAAGCCTCTTTGTGCTGTGAAGATAGGTCAGATCTGTTCCCTGAACTCATCGGGACCTTGAAAGCGTTGAGGCTAAGAACCCTTAAAGCTGAGATCACAACGCTGGGAGGGCGTGTGAAGAACGTGTTGTTCATCACTggggaagaagaagactcaagcaGTGGCAGCGAGGACCATAACCACCAACAACAGTACTGCATTAGCTCAATACAAGAAGCACTTAAGGCAGTAATGGAGAAGAGCGTGGGAGATGAGTCTGCTTCAGCAAATATTAAGAGACAAAGGACCAACATAATATCAATGTCCTAG